The proteins below come from a single Panicum hallii strain FIL2 chromosome 7, PHallii_v3.1, whole genome shotgun sequence genomic window:
- the LOC112900078 gene encoding L-type lectin-domain containing receptor kinase IX.1-like, producing the protein MAMVKKVPKTLLLGLAHLLCVATLSHATSLSFSYNFSTPGALTSPDLKYLSNATAGGDRVDLTKNTSWSTGRVAYGRPVQLWDDTGKVASFTSNFTFVIKSRNHSAQGDGMAFFVGTYPPDLPQDSNGGFLGLVNNPFNPANTYFPATVAVEFDAFRNDWDPKDTMSHVGVDVNNISSVAYAALPDGCFNGAMSAWVRYDANASTLSATLRFDDQPGLGIYNVSAPVDLRAEELPRQAAVGFSAATGDYVESHQILSWSFESTLTNVAVINKTARTASKSTKTTNIGLIAGLASAGIVILLIIAAWLCYREYQKRKGTKQGQASPRDMDEEFKKGTGPRRFTYRQLSRATRRFSDDAKLGEGGFGSVYRGFLQDQGLHVAIKRVSKASKQGRREYISEVTIISRLRHRNLVQLVGWCHEGNNLLLVYELMTNGSLDTHLYSTTNVLTWPIRYNIILGMGSALLYLHQEWEQCVVHRDIKPSNVMLDSSFNAKLGDFGLARLVSHARDAHTTMVAGTRGYIDPECAVTCRATTRSDVYSFGVLLLEIACGRKPVVPEEDESKVLLVRWVWELYGRGELVDVADARLLDGGESGTLEVERTLVVGLWCVHPDSASRPSIRQAMNVLQFEAPLPELPPEMPVATYGPPVPVAVGGGYQSSNTTSTSGTGSASSRTARESNSVSSGMTEQFQSVSCPS; encoded by the exons ATGGCCATGGTCAAGAAGGTACCAAAGACCCTTCTCCTCGGCCTCGCCCACCTGCTATGTGTTGCTACCCTTTCCCATGCCACCTCGCTTAGCTTCAGCTACAACTTCTCCACCCCCGGCGCCCTCACCAGCCCCGACCTCAAGTACCTGTCCAACGCCACAGCCGGCGGCGATCGGGTTGACCTGACGAAGAACACGAGCTGGAGCACGGGGCGCGTGGCGTACGGGCGCCCGGTGCAGCTCTGGGACGACACCGGCAAGGTCGCCAGCTTCACCTCCAACTTCACCTTCGTCATCAAGTCGCGCAACCACAGCGCTCAG GGCGACGGCATGGCGTTCTTCGTCGGGACGTACCCCCCGGACCTCCCGCAGGATTCCAACGGCGGCTTCCTCGGGCTCGTCAACAACCCCTTCAACCCGGCCAACACCTACTTCCCGGCGACCGTCGCCGTGGAGTTCGACGCGTTCAGGAACGACTGGGACCCCAAGGACACCATGAGCCACGTCGGGGTGGACGTCAACAACATCTCGTCGGTGGCGTACGCGGCGCTGCCGGACGGGTGCTTCAACGGGGCCATGTCGGCGTGGGTCAGGTACGACGCCAACGCGAGCACTCTCTCCGCGACGCTCCGGTTCGACGACCAGCCGGGGCTGGGCATCTACAACGTCAGTGCCCCCGTCGACCTCAGGGCGGAAGAGCTGCCGCGGCAAGCGGCGGTGGGGTTCTCGGCGGCCACCGGGGATTATGTCGAGAGCCATCAGATCCTTTCTTGGTCGTTCGAGTCCACTCTCACCAACGTTGCCGTCATCAACAAGACCG CAAGAACGGCATCAAAGAGTACAAAGACAACAAACATAGGCCTAATTGCCGGGTTGGCATCCGCTGGGATCGTCATACTGCTCATCATAGCGGCGTGGCTCTGCTATCGCGAGTACCAGAAAAGAAAGGGCACCAAACAAGGGCAAGCGTCACCACGAGATATGGACGAAGAGTTCAAGAAAGGGACAGGGCCTCGGAGGTTCACCTACAGACAACTATCGCGGGCGACACGGCGATTCTCCGACGACGCCAAGCTGGGTGAGGGCGGCTTCGGTTCAGTCTACCGTGGGTTCCTGCAGGATCAGGGGCTCCATGTGGCCATCAAGAGGGTCTCCAAGGCGTCGAAGCAGGGAAGGAGGGAGTACATCTCTGAGGTGACCATCATCAGCCGTCTCAGGCATCGCAACCTTGTGCAGCTCGTCGGGTGGTGCCACGAGGGCAACAACCTCCTGCTCGTCTACGAGCTCATGACCAACGGCAGCCTGGACACCCATCTCTACAGCACAACAAACGTCCTAACGTGGCCAATCAG GTACAACATCATTCTCGGCATGGGCTCTGCTCTCCTGTACCTTCACCAGGAGTGGGAGCAGTGCGTGGTGCACCGGGACATCAAGCCCAGCAACGTGATGCTGGACTCGTCGTTCAACGCGAAGCTGGGTGACTTTGGCCTCGCACGGCTCGTCAGCCACGCCCGCGACGCGCACACCACGATGGTCGCCGGCACCAGGGGCTACATAGACCCCGAGTGCGCCGTGACCTGCCGGGCCACCACCAGGTCCGACGTCTACAGCTtcggcgtcctcctcctcgagATCGCCTGCGGCCGGAAGCCCGTCGTCCCCGAGGAGGACGAGAGCAAGGTGCTGCTGGTGCGGTGGGTCTGGGAGCTGTACGGGAGGGGCGAGCTCGTCGACGTGGCGGACGCGCGGCTGCTCGACGGCGGCGAGTCCGGCACGCTGGAGGTGGAGCGCACGCTCGTCGTGGGGCTCTGGTGCGTGCACCCGGACTCCGCGTCCCGGCCGTCCATCCGGCAGGCCATGAACGTGCTCCAGTTCGAGGCGCCACTGCCGGAGCTCCCGCCTGAGATGCCCGTGGCGACGTACGGGCCGCCTGTGCCTGTTGCTGTTGGTGGCGGTTACCAGTCGAGCAACACCACGTCCACGTCCGGGACCGGGAGTGCCAGCAGCCGAACGGCACGGGAATCCAACAGCGTAAGCTCAGGCATGACCGAGCAATTTCAGTCAGTAAGCTGCCCGTCCTAG
- the LOC112901236 gene encoding E3 ubiquitin-protein ligase ATL4-like, whose product MSSSASSLQSPPAGAIGGTSPYSASSSFLPSFMIIAALLAFVFLASVSIHLLLRFLSSAVRASSSSSSGPPLPRTHRDGEAGSGSPGSAADYSAERPAAAAAEGGKKEEAPGDEKQRLIDSLPLFTMASALAALPKSSPDCAVCLSPFTPDAELRLLPACRHAFHAACVDAWLRTTPSCPLCRAAVAPPHPSLAAAMRAAAQQPQRSRGQSGPSFLVEIGTVSNRGSSPAVARGGDRNSRTYSLGSFDYQIDEEVEAVVSRVARIIAARESSTVKEEKPPAEEGSAPSLAGAPVPSPPGEAVAEAAGSSRGWLREYVDRLASSAYTFSERWSSRWSPGGQQRQEEPWLWDAEAAGMSAPPGSDDDEEETAFMVMYRWIAGV is encoded by the coding sequence AtgtcctcctccgcctcgtctcTCCAGTCGCCTCCCGCCGGCGCGATAGGCGGCACGTCCCCCTACTCCGCGTCCTCGTCGTTCCTCCCCTCGTTCATGATCATCGCCGCGCTGCTCGCCTTCGTCTTCCTCGCCTCCGTCtccatccacctcctgctccgcTTCCTCTCATCAGCAgtccgcgcctcctcctcctcctcgtcggggCCGCCGCTCCCCCGGACTCACCGCGATGGTGAGGCGGGGTCGGGGTCGCCGGGGAGCGCGGCAGATTATTCAGCGGAGAGACCCGCGGCAGCCGCGGCCGAGGgcgggaagaaggaggaggcgcCGGGCGACGAGAAGCAGCGGCTGATCGACTCGCTGCCGCTGTTCACGATGGcctcggcgctggcggcgctgcCCAAGAGCTCGCCCGACTGCGCCGTCTGCCTGTCGCCGTTCACGCCCGACGCGGAGCTGCGGCTGCTCCCCGCGTGCCGCCACGCGTTCCACGCCGCCTGCGTCGACGCCTGGCTCCGCACCACGCCGTCCTGCCCGctctgccgcgccgccgtcgcgccccCGCACCcctcgctcgccgccgccatgcgcgccgccgcgcagcagccgcagaggagcagggggcaGTCGGGGCCGAGCTTCCTCGTGGAGATCGGCACCGTCAGCAACCGCGGCTCGTCCCCGGCGGTTGCCCGCGGCGGCGACAGGAATAGCCGCACCTATTCGCTCGGCTCCTTCGACTACCAGATCGACGAGGAGGTGGAGGCCGTGGTGTCCCGCGTCGCGCGCATCATCGCCGCGAGAGAATCGAGCACCGTCAAGGAGGAGAAGCCCCCAGCCGAGGAAGGGTCCGCGCCTTCGCTGGCCGGGGCGCCGGTGCCCTCGCCTCCCGGCGAAGCGGTGGCCGAGGCAGCGGGCTCCTCGCGCGGGTGGCTGCGGGAGTACGTGGACCGGTTGGCCTCGTCGGCCTACACGTTCTCGGAGCGGTGGAGCTCGCGGTGGAGCCCGGGGGGGCAGCAGCGGCAGGAGGAGCCGTGGCTCTGGGACGCGGAGGCCGCGGGAATGTCGGCGCCGCCGGGGtcggacgacgacgaggaggagacGGCGTTCATGGTGATGTACCGCTGGATTGCCGGGGTGTAA
- the LOC112900028 gene encoding uncharacterized protein LOC112900028 has translation MAASAACAAFFFDAEPLGEPGVPALDACALCAKRLGRGSDVFMYRGDTPFCSEECRGEQMQLDAARARRSAGRRQQQYSSGTGSPRRGQDSRKVSVAS, from the coding sequence ATGGCCGCAtctgccgcctgcgccgccttcTTCTTCGACGCCGAGCCGCTCGGCGAGCCCGGCGTGCCGGCGCTGGACGCGTGCGCGCTCTGCGCCAAGCGGCTGGGGCGCGGCAGCGACGTCTTCATGTACAGAGGGGACACGCCCTTCTGCAGCGAGGAGTGCCGCGGCGAGCAGATGCAGCTCGACGCCGCCCGCGCGAGGAGGTCCGCCGGCCGGAGGCAGCAGCAGTACTCGTCAGGAACGGGCTCTCCTCGTAGGGGCCAGGACTCAAGGAAGGTGTCCGTGGCGAGCTGA
- the LOC112899948 gene encoding uncharacterized protein LOC112899948, which produces MAASVACAFFFDAEPLGEPGRHALDACALCSKPLARNSDIFMYKGDTPFCSEECRYEQMHHDAAYARQAGRRKQQQRSSGRREGGGASVSAKADVSVASY; this is translated from the coding sequence ATGGCGGCGTCCGTGGCCTGCGCCTTCTTCTTCGACGCGGAGCCGCTGGGCGAGCCCGGGCGGCACGCGCTGGACGCCTGCGCGCTCTGCTCCAAGCCGCTCGCCCGCAACAGCGACATCTTCATGTACAAGGGCGACACGCCCTTCTGCAGCGAGGAGTGCCGCTACGAGCAGATGCACCACGACGCGGCCTACGCGCGTCAGGCCGGCCGCcggaagcagcagcagcggagCAGCGGCAGGCGCGAGGGTGGCGGGGCCTCCGTGTCCGCCAAGGCGGACGTGTCCGTGGCCAGCTACTAG